The genomic interval AGTACTAAAACAAATCTGCCCACACTGGAGACAGACCAAGTGAAAAATCGCACTCTCAAACTGCGTTCGGGTGCTGTAAGAAGTCCTGCTACAGTCAACGCAAAGACGGCGGCAAATAGCAAGCTCAACCCAGAGTCCTCAGGGGCGTAGAGAAACCAGCCGAAGGTACAATAGGCAGCTACCAGAAAGGCCAGAGATAGCCAAGGAAGTTTTTTAAGAAATGACATTCCTGTAATTGACTTGCCGTTTATTCAGTCTACAGATTTGTTGAGATGGCTTGAACTGGGCAAGTGGGAATGCACTGTTCGCAGACAATACAGCGCGATCGCGTGAAGGTGAGCCGAAAAGATTGTGGGTCTAGGGTCAGGGCTTCCGTCGGGCAGACTCCAGTACAGAGGCCACAATGGACACAGACCTCTTCGTCAATTAGAAGTTCTCGGCTCGCCAAGGAGACACCGATGTCTTGCGATCGCATCCAGTCCACAGCTGCGTCTAGCTGATCGATATCGCCAGAAAGCTCCACAACCAACGTACCAATCTGATTCGGGGCAACTTGGGCACGAATAATGTTAGCAGCAACATTAAAGTCTTTGGCCAGTCGATACGTCACTGGCATTTGGATAGAACGTTTAGGGAAAGTCAGGGTTACCCGTTTCTTCACAGCTTATCAATGATAAAGGTCGCCTCTTCGTACTGACATTTTGACATCCTCTCCCAGCAACCCTAACGGGTATGCAAAAAGATTCCTTGAGTTGCCCCAGATTTCCTGCTTCACAGCCAGCCAGCTAGACTGAGTGACCCCAGTCCCCGCTGCATCGGCTCCACAGGCAGTTTCAACTACCCGTTGCCCACGGGCAGATATGACTTGAGCTGTGGCAATATCCCTCGGTTTAACCGATCCGCATTCGGAACATTGATGCACCCTCACGCTACATTGCAACACACATCTAAAATGCGTTCAATCTCTGAAGCCTGCTCAGCAATTGGCTCTAGGGCATTGCTTACCCTAACATAGGCAAAACACGGACAAAAATTGGGTTCTTGGCGGGAAATATTCATGAAACTCTAGGCGATCGCGGAAATTTGCTGGAATGGGTTGAGCCAGCGCCGACAACATGAGACGTTAAGACTGTAGCGAAGAGAGTCATCTAATAATGTTGCAGCAGTGGCAGAAACAGCCGGAGTTGCGGTGGGTGCTGGGCATGGCGATCGCTTTTTTTGTCGTGCTGTCCGCGATCGCGCTGCATCGGTATTACAACTTCTATCCGACCTATGTCGCCTTCGACCAAGGCATTTTTAATCAAGTGTTTTGGAATGGCTTGCACGGTCGTTTCTTCCAAAGCTCACTCTCTTCCACGCTCTCGG from Trichocoleus desertorum ATA4-8-CV12 carries:
- a CDS encoding 4Fe-4S binding protein — translated: MKKRVTLTFPKRSIQMPVTYRLAKDFNVAANIIRAQVAPNQIGTLVVELSGDIDQLDAAVDWMRSQDIGVSLASRELLIDEEVCVHCGLCTGVCPTEALTLDPQSFRLTFTRSRCIVCEQCIPTCPVQAISTNL